GTCAAACCAGGCGGAAAAGAGCTTTCGCACGCTGAGCCGGTTGCCGCCGCTCAGCGTTTTCAGGCTCTCAGCGTCCAGTCGTGCGTTCCCCGCTTCGGCGCATGCTGCCACCCGCTTACCCCAGATGAGTGCGCCCAGGCGCTCGCGGTCTCCGTCATTCGCCAGATACTTGGGGCTTACCGTCTCGGAGAGGTCTCCGAGAATAGTCATTAATATTTCGCTGTATGTTCCTTCGCCGGTGCCGGCCTCCCCGTAGAGCCAGAGCAGCAAGCGCAGCGAAGCCGCGCCCGAGAGGGCGTATCCTGCCACGTCTTGCAAGGTCAAGACGAGGTCGCTATCACCGGCATAATCGATACTTTTATGACGCACTCAGGCGAACTGCCGCCGACTTTCACAAGTAACCTGTTAGCCTGAGCACATGACCATGGAGATCATGGCCGCACGACTGGATCTGAGTGGCCGCGCCGAACGTCTGGCCCGTTTGGATCCCGATGCCCTACGCAAAGACGCTCTACGCTGGGCACGGGACACGGATGAAGAGGGTTTGTGGTCATTGACCGAGTCTTTCCTGGTAACGCGGGGCAGTCGGGGAGCGCGGGTCAGCCCCCATACCCTGACGAGTTATCGCCAGGGCTTGCGAACCTTTCTGGCTTGGGCGGTGCCGGGTGGCGTGAGTTTACTGCGACCCCGACCTAACGACGGCTACTCTTAAGCCCGGCATCTGGAAGACAGAGGGTTAATGCCGGGCAGCGTCAAGATCAGGCTGGCCGCCGCGCGAGCGTTGTACGGAGCACTCCGCTGGGCCGGGGCCAGCGACGCCGCGCCGCTGACCGACGTACGGGCGGCGCGTGATCCGGTACCGGCCTGGGAAAAACGCAAGCCTTATAGTCAGGCGGACATAAAGAAATTACTGATACGAGCTGATCCACAGCAGACCGTTATCTTGCTGCTGGACGCGCACTGCGGCCTGAGGGTCTCCGAGATGCTGGCACTGACCCACACCGACGTGCACCTGGACGGCGAGCGGCCCTACCTCAGTGTGATGAGCAAACGGCAAAAACGTCAGGAGGTGCCGCTGAGTCAATCTACTGAGCAGGCGCTACGGCAGTGGCTGACCATGGCCCCACAACTTGGGATACAGGTGCTGACCCTGAAAACCCGCAAAGGCGTCAGTGATCAACTCCGCAAGCTGTGCGCAGTTTCTGAAGTCCGTTACGATGGGCGGCACGTTCATGGCCTGCGCCACACGGCGGGGACGGAGATTTACCGCCAGACCCGCGATCTGCTGGAAGTGCGCGACCACCTGCGCCACGCCAGCATGGACACCAGCGCCATCTACGTCAACCACGTCCGCACCCAGGACAAGGCAATCAACCGTGACTGGTAACCGCAGACCACTTCAGGTACTGCCAGCACACGCTGAACCAGCGGGCAGGCTGGGCAGGAAGCATCCAGATCGCCGATGCTGAAAAAACCAAAAATATGTAGATCAGCGGCGTACTCTCAACTCGGCAATGGCATCGATCCACTGCTCACGGGCATCCTGATACGTGGTCACCAGATACAGCAGTGCGCCGATGGCTTCTTCCTGCGTGACCTCCTCAACGAAGTGATCTTGCAGATCGAGCAGCGCTTGCAAGAATTGCTTGCGGGTCTGAAGATCCACGCGGGCATGCACCAATTTGGTGGGCCGAACACTCGGCTCGGCTTGCTGCTGTGACGCCAATCGTCGCGGGCGCGCTGGCGACTGAATACTCTCAGCACTGACCACTTCCGGGGTCAATGCCGCTTTGAGACCGCTGCCGACTTTGCCAAGCTCAGAGAACTTGCCGCTCACGCCAGCCCCCGGAAGACTTCCTCGCAGTCCTGCCAGCAGCTCTTGGCCAGGCGGTTTCCTCTGACGTCACGTACCAGTACCCCCTGTTCCGTTGCGTCCCTGAACGCTTCTGAGTAGCGCACTGTGGCCTGAATCGGTGCAGGACCAACATCTGCCAGGGCGGTACGGGCATCTTCGAGTTTGCGGCCTGGCCGGGTCATGGTGAGCACGACTCTGGCCTTCCCAAGTGCTGGGTCCACGTCTCTCAGAACATCCAGGGTCTGAACCAGCGTGGTCATCGTCATGAACTCGGCCGCCACCGGGATCACCACGACGTCGCTGCTCTTGTACAGATCTCGCATGGACGCCTGATCCATGCCGCCGCGTGAGTCAATGACCACATGCTCATGCCTCGGCGCTTCCCTGGCCAGTTCCATGACTCCGGCCACGGTAAAGGGCATCTTCCCACTACGGCTCCAGGTCGTGGCGTTGCGGGTTTCATCTTCATCCACCAGAAGAGTCTTTCCCTGTCTGGCAAGCATTGCGGCCAGATGAACAGCCAACGTTGTTTTTCCAACACCACCTTTACGACTCAACACGCCAATGATCATGTTGCAATCTTGACATAAATTGAGCTGAACAGTTGAAGATAGAATTTACTTGATAAGTGACAAATCAACAAACGAACAAAGTTACAACTTGGACTGAGTATAAAAATGGAAGTGATGGCACCTCATCAGGAAAGGTGGCATCTCTCGCGTATATATTCTTTGCTCTCCATCCCTCACTTCGTCCAACCAAATCCCTCACTTCGTCCAACTTTACGCCTCACTTCGTCCAACTTTGGAGACCAACTTCCCTCACTTCGTCCAACTTCTACTCCGGTTCAAGCCACGAACCTGTGGATAACTGCCCCAAATCTAGCCAAAACCCCGTTAGACCCACTCCAAAACTTGGACGAAGTGAGGGAAGTTTTTGGACGAAGTGAGGGATACCCTTGGACGAAGTGAGGCATATTCACCTTGGATCTCCCAAAAACACAGCGCATATACCACGCATACTTCTCCCTTGATTGATCAATCAATATCTTTAGTAGTACTTGATATGATCAATCAAGCATGCTGGACCCTCCACGAACCAACACTGAACCGATACGGGTCAATGAACTGGACCTAACCCGCGCTGGAATCATAAGTGTGCAAAAAGTGATGCCAAGCGGGTTTTGCATCAGCGGGCATAATCTTTGATTCAGAAATACCCTCTGAGTCATCATTCCTTTCACTGATTTCTGGAGAATGCTCACTAAAAACTCATATACTCTTGACATACCTCCACTGCCACGATTGAGCCGCCTGCATGCCACCTCCAACCTCTTTTCAGTCCAAGTAAGAACCATCTCCCATCTGAATCATGGGTCTGTCAAGAGTTTTTACAACACATCAGGCGACAGCAGTGATCCCAGAGGTCATCTGTGGCCCAGTATTTCTGAGGCACATGCCGGTACATCTACTCTCGCAGTTCGAGGTCACTTACCAGAGAATGCCAAGTCACGACCTGAATCATGATCTGCTCGTCTTCAGGCGACAGCACCAAGGATTCCACAGTTGCCAGCCTCCGATAGAGGTCTCCCACTGCCCGGTGAAGATCCGGACAGCGGGAGACCAGATCATCCACCCTCAGATCCATCAGAGTGACCTGGCGCTGCGCCTCACTGGGATCAAGGCGCTCCAACTGGGTCACCACGTAGCGGTGATGGACCACTGCGCGCCACCGCTCCAACTGGCTGATCGAGACGGTGAAATCGGGAATCCCTTCTGGTTGCCCGGAGTTGCAGAGCTGCCAGGCCGTCCGCTCAGCGGCAGGCAGACACTTGACGATTTCGTGTAACCAGCGCTCCCCTGCCCGGCGACGCGGATCTTGGGGACGGTGCAGCCACGCCCAGACGGGCACGGTCAGTTCAAGCAGTGGAGACTGCCGGGGCAAATTCCGGTCAGCCCTGGTGATCTCGGCAGACCATTTCTGCGGACTGGCTTCCAATGCCACCACCTGAGACACCGGACGTGCTTTCCAGATGACTGGAGCGGGAGGTTGAAGCGGTGGAGCGCGCCGAGCGTCCGCTGTCTGGTTGACGAGCTGAACCAGCGACTCAGGCACAAACCGGTGGCCCCGCCGCAGATTGCGCCGGATCTGAGCATTCACCAGTTCGGTATCGGCGTTGGTCGTTTTGGTTGTGGCGTAGGCCAGACAAGCGTCCCAGTATTGACGCAGCGCCCAAAGGATCCGTCCGAGCGGGGCTGAAACACCTGTGCTTGGGTCTTTGACCCGCTGGCTCCACTGCCGCACATCCTCTCTCCAGAGTTCCAAGCCACGCTTGAAGTCGCTCGGTGGACGG
This portion of the Deinococcus detaillensis genome encodes:
- a CDS encoding ParA family protein; the protein is MIIGVLSRKGGVGKTTLAVHLAAMLARQGKTLLVDEDETRNATTWSRSGKMPFTVAGVMELAREAPRHEHVVIDSRGGMDQASMRDLYKSSDVVVIPVAAEFMTMTTLVQTLDVLRDVDPALGKARVVLTMTRPGRKLEDARTALADVGPAPIQATVRYSEAFRDATEQGVLVRDVRGNRLAKSCWQDCEEVFRGLA
- a CDS encoding tyrosine-type recombinase/integrase, translated to MPGSVKIRLAAARALYGALRWAGASDAAPLTDVRAARDPVPAWEKRKPYSQADIKKLLIRADPQQTVILLLDAHCGLRVSEMLALTHTDVHLDGERPYLSVMSKRQKRQEVPLSQSTEQALRQWLTMAPQLGIQVLTLKTRKGVSDQLRKLCAVSEVRYDGRHVHGLRHTAGTEIYRQTRDLLEVRDHLRHASMDTSAIYVNHVRTQDKAINRDW